In the Mycolicibacterium chubuense NBB4 genome, one interval contains:
- a CDS encoding FAD-dependent oxidoreductase, with product MSSRLVVVGGGAAGMSAASAARRVDPALDIVVLEAGGYAAYGLCGLPYYLAGLVESADDLLAYPPSFFREQRRIDLRLNARVTQLDPQRQTICYAQDGRERRLGYHRLIVTAGGVPVRPPIPGLDDERVFTVRTLEDAISLRSLLDAGRIGQVLVVGAGYVGLEMAEALTARGSAVTVVEALAQAMPNLDAPVAALVEAEVRRRGVDLRLGTRLEKLARAGDRLVARIGGQQLSVDAVVLATGVRPASSVAAAAGAATDQAGALLVDESMRTSLPDVFAAGDCVATHHRVLGRPAFVPLGPAANKTGRVAGTVAAGGAASFTGIVGTAVVKVFDLAVARTGLTLTETLAEGLRAVATDATGKSRAKYYPGTSPVHVRLVHTPGGRLLGAQLVGAGDGVAKRIDPIAIALQAGFDVGDLVAADLSYAPPYAPVYDPVLLAAQAANAANAIASQPNSLAV from the coding sequence ATGAGCTCTCGACTGGTTGTTGTCGGTGGCGGGGCCGCCGGCATGTCCGCGGCGTCCGCGGCCCGGCGGGTCGACCCTGCCCTGGACATCGTGGTGCTCGAAGCGGGCGGGTACGCAGCCTACGGTTTGTGCGGCCTCCCCTATTACTTGGCCGGCCTGGTCGAGTCCGCCGACGACCTACTGGCGTATCCGCCGTCGTTCTTTCGCGAGCAGCGGCGCATCGACCTGCGGCTCAACGCCCGGGTGACGCAGCTCGACCCGCAACGGCAGACCATCTGCTACGCGCAGGACGGCCGTGAGCGAAGGCTCGGCTACCACCGGCTGATCGTCACCGCGGGTGGTGTGCCGGTTCGTCCGCCGATCCCTGGGCTGGATGACGAGCGCGTGTTCACCGTCCGCACGCTGGAGGACGCGATCAGCCTGCGCAGCCTGCTCGACGCGGGCCGGATCGGTCAGGTGCTCGTCGTCGGGGCGGGCTACGTCGGCCTGGAGATGGCCGAGGCCCTCACCGCCCGCGGCTCGGCGGTCACGGTGGTGGAGGCGCTGGCGCAGGCGATGCCGAACCTCGACGCGCCCGTCGCAGCCCTGGTGGAGGCGGAGGTGCGGCGGCGTGGAGTGGACCTGAGGCTCGGCACACGGCTGGAGAAGCTGGCGCGGGCGGGCGATCGGCTGGTGGCGCGCATCGGCGGGCAGCAATTGTCGGTGGACGCCGTGGTGCTGGCCACCGGCGTGCGCCCCGCATCGTCAGTGGCCGCCGCGGCCGGTGCGGCGACCGACCAAGCGGGCGCGTTGCTGGTCGACGAGAGCATGCGCACGTCACTACCGGACGTCTTCGCCGCCGGCGACTGCGTCGCGACCCACCATCGCGTGCTGGGCAGGCCCGCGTTCGTTCCGCTGGGGCCCGCGGCGAACAAGACCGGCCGGGTCGCCGGGACCGTCGCCGCGGGTGGCGCAGCATCCTTCACCGGAATCGTGGGCACCGCCGTGGTCAAGGTGTTCGACCTGGCCGTCGCCCGCACTGGGCTGACGCTGACCGAGACCCTGGCCGAAGGCCTGCGCGCGGTAGCCACCGACGCGACAGGCAAGTCCCGCGCCAAGTACTACCCTGGCACCTCCCCGGTCCACGTCCGGCTCGTGCACACCCCCGGCGGACGGCTGCTCGGAGCGCAGCTGGTGGGCGCGGGCGACGGCGTCGCCAAGCGGATCGACCCGATCGCGATCGCCCTGCAAGCCGGATTCGATGTCGGCGACCTGGTGGCCGCGGACCTCTCCTATGCCCCGCCGTACGCCCCCGTCTACGACCCGGTGCTGCTGGCGGCCCAGGCGGCCAACGCCGCCAACGCAATCGCTTCCCAACCCAACTCCCTGGCGGTGTAG
- a CDS encoding SDR family NAD(P)-dependent oxidoreductase — translation MTTTQDVETARVAVVTGGSSGIGKATVRRLIKDGFRVAVIDLVTGDETDGVLPVAANVSNPSDVERAFAEILEAFGRVDVLVNNAGITGSDAATVCHETPVDEFDRVIAVNVRGPFLCARAVLPRMLAQGSGHIITIASVAGLVVFPRRSAYTTSKGAAVQFAKSLAVDYAASGIRSNAVCPGFVQTPMTQWRLDVPELRDQVEAKVPMGRVALPEEIADAVSVLASDRLTYLNGHAFVVDGGWTAI, via the coding sequence ATGACCACAACACAAGACGTAGAGACCGCGCGCGTCGCGGTCGTCACCGGCGGCTCCTCCGGCATCGGAAAGGCCACCGTACGGCGGCTGATCAAGGACGGCTTCCGGGTAGCGGTTATCGACCTGGTCACCGGCGACGAAACGGACGGGGTGCTCCCGGTCGCCGCGAATGTGTCCAACCCGTCCGACGTCGAGCGGGCCTTCGCCGAGATCCTCGAGGCCTTCGGCCGGGTGGACGTGCTGGTCAACAACGCGGGCATCACCGGGTCAGACGCCGCGACCGTCTGCCACGAGACCCCGGTGGACGAATTCGACCGCGTCATCGCCGTCAACGTCCGCGGGCCTTTCCTGTGCGCCCGGGCGGTTCTGCCGAGGATGCTGGCGCAGGGCAGCGGCCACATCATCACCATCGCCTCGGTCGCCGGGCTCGTCGTCTTCCCCCGCAGGTCGGCCTACACCACCTCGAAGGGCGCCGCCGTTCAGTTCGCCAAGTCGCTGGCCGTGGACTACGCCGCGAGCGGAATCCGCTCGAACGCGGTGTGTCCCGGCTTCGTGCAGACCCCGATGACCCAGTGGCGGCTGGACGTTCCCGAACTGCGCGACCAGGTGGAAGCGAAGGTACCGATGGGCCGGGTTGCCCTGCCCGAGGAGATCGCCGACGCGGTCTCCGTGCTCGCCTCCGACCGCCTCACCTACCTCAACGGACACGCCTTCGTCGTCGACGGCGGCTGGACCGCGATCTAA
- a CDS encoding SDR family NAD(P)-dependent oxidoreductase has protein sequence MTGRLQGRVAMITGAGSGIGRASAELFAAEGAAVAVVDLRADAAQETADKITASGGRALALAADVTSAQQVEAAVGQAVAEFGSLDLLYNNAGIDSRGSVAEATEEDWDRCFAVNVKGTFLCSKAVVPHLRDAGGGAIVNQGSVAGLVAVPNFAAYCAAKGAVASLTRSMAVDLAPQRIRVNAICPGTVFTPLMEPMLRARGGGDLEAGLAKTLVKYPIGRLGTPEEIARVALFLSSDEASFMTGSIVAADGGMTAQ, from the coding sequence ATGACAGGACGACTGCAGGGGCGCGTCGCGATGATCACCGGCGCGGGTTCGGGGATCGGCCGGGCGAGCGCCGAGCTGTTCGCCGCCGAGGGCGCCGCCGTGGCGGTGGTGGACCTGCGTGCGGACGCCGCCCAGGAGACCGCCGACAAGATCACCGCCTCGGGCGGGCGGGCGCTGGCGCTGGCCGCCGACGTCACCTCGGCGCAGCAGGTGGAGGCGGCTGTCGGCCAAGCGGTCGCCGAGTTCGGCAGCCTGGACCTGCTCTACAACAATGCCGGTATCGACAGCAGGGGCTCGGTGGCGGAGGCGACCGAGGAGGACTGGGACCGCTGCTTCGCGGTCAACGTCAAGGGCACCTTCCTGTGTTCGAAGGCCGTGGTGCCGCACCTGCGGGACGCCGGTGGCGGCGCGATCGTCAACCAGGGTTCGGTGGCCGGCCTGGTCGCGGTGCCGAACTTCGCCGCCTACTGTGCGGCCAAGGGTGCGGTCGCCTCGCTCACCCGTTCGATGGCGGTCGACCTCGCGCCGCAGCGGATCCGGGTCAACGCCATCTGCCCGGGCACGGTTTTCACCCCGCTGATGGAGCCGATGCTGCGGGCCCGGGGCGGCGGCGACCTCGAGGCGGGGCTGGCCAAGACGCTGGTCAAGTACCCGATTGGCAGGCTCGGCACGCCCGAGGAGATCGCCAGGGTGGCGCTGTTCCTGTCCAGCGATGAGGCGTCGTTCATGACCGGGTCGATCGTGGCCGCTGATGGCGGGATGACAGCCCAATAG
- a CDS encoding CoA transferase subunit A, whose amino-acid sequence MAFHTDNNKLVSLDRAAAVVTDGALVALGGGLSARLPMALVRELIRQGRHGLHVIGSAHGIDVDLLIAVGAVGVCEESYVGFEQDFGLAPAYRRAARDGAVEIRESCCGTMLAQLRAAEFGLPFLPVRGIKGSDIRRLHPEYGEVTCPFTGELLVAVPPLRPDVALIHAPLGDRHGNLHLEQPYVLDERFAAAARDVVATVERVVSTEEVVRAGVTLPAHLITAVAEVPYGAHPSSCYPDYAYDRAHLGVYVHAATEGGPALAGYLDEYVTGTPTEEAYRKAIGKDRLAELGSWSTSTEQWKELFK is encoded by the coding sequence ATGGCATTTCACACCGACAACAACAAGCTGGTCAGCCTCGACCGGGCAGCCGCGGTGGTCACCGACGGCGCGCTGGTCGCGCTGGGCGGCGGCCTGTCCGCGCGGCTGCCGATGGCGCTCGTGCGGGAGCTCATCCGGCAGGGCAGGCACGGCCTGCACGTGATCGGCTCGGCGCACGGCATCGACGTGGACCTGCTCATCGCCGTCGGGGCGGTGGGCGTCTGCGAGGAAAGCTACGTCGGCTTCGAACAGGATTTCGGCCTCGCTCCCGCGTATCGGCGGGCCGCACGCGACGGCGCCGTGGAGATCAGGGAGAGCTGCTGCGGCACGATGCTCGCCCAGCTGCGCGCCGCCGAGTTCGGCCTGCCGTTCCTGCCCGTCCGCGGCATCAAGGGCTCCGACATCCGGCGGCTGCATCCGGAGTACGGCGAAGTGACATGCCCGTTCACCGGCGAACTGCTGGTGGCCGTCCCGCCGCTGCGGCCGGACGTCGCGCTGATCCACGCCCCGCTGGGTGACCGACACGGCAACCTGCACCTCGAGCAGCCCTATGTGCTCGATGAACGGTTCGCCGCCGCGGCGCGCGATGTGGTCGCGACAGTGGAGCGGGTGGTGTCGACCGAGGAGGTGGTGCGCGCGGGCGTGACCCTCCCGGCGCACCTGATCACCGCGGTCGCCGAGGTGCCCTATGGGGCCCACCCCAGCTCCTGCTACCCCGACTACGCCTACGACCGGGCGCACCTGGGCGTCTACGTGCACGCCGCGACCGAAGGCGGGCCGGCCCTGGCGGGCTACCTCGACGAGTACGTGACGGGCACGCCGACCGAGGAGGCCTACCGCAAGGCGATCGGCAAGGACCGGCTCGCCGAGCTCGGCTCCTGGTCGACGTCCACCGAACAGTGGAAGGAACTCTTCAAATGA
- a CDS encoding CoA-transferase subunit beta, with amino-acid sequence MSFSIDEWFVVALARTIRDRETVFHGFGSPCAQVAMHVARRCSARDMLLVEGATYAVNPDPPFIPPTGNDESLQRGAAYRMRFEEFFDAALRGDVDRMFLSGGQIDGYGNTNVTTIGPVEAPKVKLGGGGGGCNLSATIKQLTLWTTRHRSGRTLVADCDFVTDLGHRTQEGSRAELGFTGGGPQWLVTELGVFDYDTDGHARLRRVFPDVDLGTLRAATGFELRVADDLRPVDPPSAAEIAAIRSIDPLGVRRSEFAPEELRRRFTHSAGASCAC; translated from the coding sequence ATGAGCTTCTCGATCGACGAATGGTTCGTGGTCGCGCTTGCGCGCACCATCCGCGACCGCGAGACCGTCTTCCACGGCTTCGGCAGCCCGTGCGCACAGGTGGCCATGCACGTGGCGCGGCGCTGCTCCGCGAGGGACATGCTGCTGGTGGAGGGCGCCACCTATGCGGTCAACCCCGATCCACCGTTCATCCCGCCGACCGGCAACGACGAAAGCCTGCAGCGGGGCGCGGCCTACCGGATGCGGTTCGAGGAGTTCTTCGACGCGGCCCTGCGCGGGGACGTGGACCGGATGTTCCTCTCCGGCGGGCAGATCGACGGCTACGGCAACACCAACGTCACCACTATCGGGCCGGTCGAGGCGCCCAAGGTGAAGCTCGGCGGCGGTGGCGGTGGTTGCAATCTGTCGGCGACCATCAAACAGCTTACGCTGTGGACGACCCGGCACCGCTCGGGCCGCACGCTGGTGGCCGACTGCGACTTCGTCACCGACCTGGGCCACCGCACCCAGGAGGGTAGCCGCGCCGAGCTCGGCTTCACCGGCGGCGGTCCGCAGTGGCTGGTCACCGAACTCGGGGTGTTCGACTACGACACCGACGGCCACGCGCGGCTGCGCCGGGTGTTCCCGGACGTCGACCTCGGCACCCTCCGCGCGGCGACCGGGTTCGAACTGCGGGTGGCAGACGACCTGCGGCCGGTCGACCCGCCGAGCGCGGCCGAGATCGCGGCCATACGCAGCATCGACCCGCTGGGGGTCCGGCGGTCGGAGTTCGCGCCGGAAGAGCTGCGCCGAAGGTTCACGCACAGCGCCGGGGCGTCCTGCGCATGCTGA
- a CDS encoding acetate--CoA ligase family protein: MLTTDTALDAVFAPRRVALVGASDRPGTAGCLVWENLAGFSGEVLPVTPSATAVGGRLAVPTLRDVDGEVDLAVVVVPASAVPGVIADASAKGVPAAVVISGGFTEAGPEGARLQQEMLAASGGVRIIGPNCFGVQNCDLGLNASLAPGLPTGGGGISLVTQSGSYGMAVYTLGRDERARFAKVCATGNKADVGDSELLRYLGSDPATRTLCFLSESLPDGRAFVEVARQVTPHKPVIVLRTGRSSAGARAAFSHTAALAGHQRLARAALEQSGVTVVGSGLEMLDATRALDSQPLPAGPRVGIVSNSGGTGVELTDLLADEGLTVPELSSSLAEELRAVLPPLASARNPVDITTVWSRFTELYPAMVDRLARSGEVDVVIPVLLQRSADEAVAGALADLVAALRADGVAVPVYVCWVADRTNRAGADLLQDAGVPCFDWPQRTARAVGHAVRCAAVRTGVPRSFPEPRRLGPLPPVPDGVVDVEVAPMPWR, encoded by the coding sequence ATGCTGACCACGGACACTGCGCTGGACGCAGTGTTCGCACCGCGTCGGGTGGCGCTGGTCGGGGCCTCCGACCGGCCCGGCACCGCGGGATGCCTCGTCTGGGAGAACCTAGCCGGCTTCTCAGGGGAGGTCCTTCCGGTCACGCCGTCGGCGACCGCAGTGGGCGGCCGCCTGGCGGTCCCCACGCTGCGCGACGTCGACGGCGAGGTCGACCTGGCCGTCGTGGTGGTGCCCGCGTCCGCGGTGCCCGGGGTGATCGCCGACGCGTCGGCCAAGGGTGTCCCGGCCGCTGTGGTGATCAGCGGCGGGTTCACCGAGGCCGGGCCCGAGGGGGCGCGCCTGCAGCAGGAGATGCTGGCGGCGTCGGGCGGAGTACGGATTATCGGGCCGAACTGCTTCGGCGTGCAGAACTGCGACCTCGGGTTGAACGCCTCGCTGGCACCTGGGCTGCCTACGGGCGGCGGCGGGATCAGCCTGGTCACGCAGTCCGGCTCGTATGGCATGGCCGTCTACACCCTGGGCCGGGACGAGCGCGCCCGCTTCGCGAAGGTCTGCGCGACCGGGAACAAGGCCGATGTCGGCGACTCCGAACTGCTCCGCTACCTGGGGTCGGATCCGGCCACCCGCACGCTGTGTTTCCTGAGCGAGTCGTTGCCCGATGGTCGCGCGTTCGTCGAGGTAGCACGCCAGGTCACACCGCACAAGCCGGTGATCGTGCTCCGCACGGGCCGCTCGAGCGCCGGGGCCCGCGCTGCCTTCTCGCACACCGCTGCACTGGCTGGACACCAGCGGCTGGCGCGCGCCGCGCTGGAGCAGTCGGGCGTCACCGTGGTCGGCTCGGGCCTGGAGATGCTGGACGCCACCCGCGCGCTGGATTCCCAGCCGCTGCCCGCCGGGCCGCGGGTCGGGATCGTCAGCAACTCCGGCGGCACCGGGGTGGAGCTGACCGACCTGCTAGCCGACGAGGGCCTGACCGTGCCGGAGCTGTCCTCGTCGCTGGCCGAGGAGCTGCGGGCCGTGCTGCCGCCGTTGGCGAGCGCACGCAACCCGGTCGACATCACCACGGTGTGGAGCCGGTTCACCGAGTTGTACCCGGCGATGGTGGATCGGCTGGCCCGCTCTGGCGAGGTGGACGTGGTGATCCCGGTGTTGCTGCAGCGCTCGGCCGATGAAGCCGTAGCCGGCGCGCTGGCAGATTTGGTGGCCGCACTCCGCGCCGATGGCGTGGCCGTGCCGGTGTACGTGTGCTGGGTCGCCGACCGCACCAACCGGGCAGGCGCGGATCTGCTGCAGGACGCGGGCGTGCCCTGCTTCGATTGGCCGCAGCGGACTGCGCGGGCGGTGGGTCATGCCGTCCGGTGCGCCGCCGTGCGAACCGGCGTGCCCCGGTCGTTTCCGGAACCTCGGCGGCTAGGCCCGCTGCCACCGGTGCCCGACGGGGTGGTCGACGTCGAGGTCGCCCCTATGCCCTGGCGGTGA